From one Eucalyptus grandis isolate ANBG69807.140 chromosome 9, ASM1654582v1, whole genome shotgun sequence genomic stretch:
- the LOC104419342 gene encoding thioredoxin H2: MGSYLSSLLGAPAADGSPESSSEPSRVQAFHSTPRWQLHFNKVKDTSQLMVIDFAASWCGPCRMMEPAVSAMASKFADVEFAKIDVDELSDVAREFSVQAMPTFVLVKKGKEVDRIVGAKKDELERKVQKHRALMASS, translated from the exons ATGGGCTCCTACCTCTCCAGCCTCCTCGGAGCTCCGGCCGCCGACGGCTCGCCGGAATCGTCGTCGGAGCCTTCCCGCGTCCAGGCGTTCCACTCCACCCCGCGGTGGCAGCTCCACTTCAACAAAGTCAAGGATACCTCCCAATTG ATGGTGATCGATTTCGCGGCGTCCTGGTGCGGGCCCTGCCGGATGATGGAGCCGGCCGTGAGCGCCATGGCTTCCAAGTTCGCGGACGTCGAGTTCGCCAAGATCGACGTCGACGAGTTGTCC GACGTGGCGCGGGAGTTCAGTGTGCAGGCAATGCCGACGTTCGTGCTGGTGAAGAAAGGGAAGGAAGTGGACAGGATCGTCGGGGCGAAGAAGGACGAGCTCGAGAGGAAGGTCCAGAAGCACAGGGCTCTCATGGCTTCCAGTTGA
- the LOC104419339 gene encoding ATPase 11, plasma membrane-type, producing the protein MGDKDVTLEAVLKEAVDLENVPIAEVFQTLRCQPNGLTSEAAQERLAIFGHNKLEEKEESKFLKFLGFMWNPLSWVMEAAAIMAIAMANGGGKPPDWQDFVGIITLLFINSTISFIEENNAGNAAAALMARLAPKAKVLRDGKWIEEDASILVPGDIISVKLGDIIPADARLLEGDPLKIDQSALTGESLPVTKGPGDSVYSGSTCKQGEIEAVVIATGVHTFFGKAAHLVDSTNQVGHFQKVLTAIGNFCICSIAVGMIVEIIVMFPIQHREYRPGIDNLLVLLIGGIPIAMPTVLSVTMAIGSHRLSQQVGSYHKRMTAIEEMAGMDVLCSDKTGTLTLNKLTVDKNLIEVFAKGVDADTVVLMAARASRMENQDAIDAAIVGTLADPKEARAGIQEVHFLPFNPTDKRTALTYIDREGKMHRVSKGAPEQILNLVHNRSEIERRVHSVIDKFAERGLRSLAVAYQEVPEGTKESPGGPWQFIGLMPLFDPPRHDSAETIRRALNLGVNVKMITGDQLAIAKETGRRLGMGTNMYPSSALLGQNKDESIAALPVDELIEKADGFAGVFPEHKYEIVKRLQARKHICGMTGDGVNDAPALKKADIGIAVADATDAARSASDIVLTEPGLSVIISAVLTSRAIFQRMKNYTIYAVSITIRIVLGFMLLALIWQFDFPPFMVLIIAILNDGTIMTISKDRVKPSPQPDSWKLAEIFTTGIILGGYLAMMTVIFFWAAYKTDFFPRTFGVSSLQQGDRDDTRKLASAVYLQVSTISQALIFVTRARSWSFVERPGLLLVAAFVIAQLIATLMAVYANWSFAAIEGIGWGWAGIVWLYNLIFYIPLDFIKFFTRYALSGKAWDLVIEQRIAFTRKKDFGKEERELKWAHAQRTLHGLHPPETKMFGSSYTELNQMAEEAKRRAEIARLRELNTLKGHVESVVRLKGLDIDTIQQAYTV; encoded by the exons ATGGGTGATAAAGATGTGACCTTGGAGGCTGTGCTGAAGGAAGCCGTTGATTTG GAGAATGTTCCTATTGCAGAGGTTTTTCAGACACTTAGGTGCCAGCCAAATGGTCTCACATCGGAGGCTGCTCAAGAAAGGTTGGCCATTTTTGGTCACAACAAGCTTGAAGAGAAAGAG gagagtaaatttcttaAGTTCTTGGGTTTCATGTGGAATCCACTTTCATGGGTCATGGAAGCTGCTGCTATCATGGCTATTGCCATGGCCAACGGTGGA GGAAAACCTCCTGATTGGCAGGACTTTGTGGGGATTATTACTCTGCTTTTTATCAACTCAACCATCAGCTTCATAGAGGAGAATAACGCTGGCAACGCTGCTGCAGCCCTTATGGCCCGTCTGGCACCCAAAGCTAAG GTCCTTCGAGATGGGAAGTGGATTGAGGAGGATGCTTCGATTCTTGTTCCTGGTGATATAATCAGCGTGAAGCTGGGGGACATTATACCAGCTGATGCTCGCCTCCTTGAAGGTGATccgttaaaaatcgatcag TCTGCGCTTACAGGGGAATCGCTTCCAGTGACGAAGGGTCCTGGTGACAGTGTTTACTCTGGTTCTACTTGCAAACAAGGAGAAATAGAAGCTGTGGTCATTGCAACAGGTGTTCACACGTTCTTTGGCAAGGCTGCTCATCTTGTTGATTCCACAAACCAAGTAGGACACTTCCAAAAG GTGTTAACTGCCATCGGGAATTTCTGTATATGTTCCATTGCTGTGGGGATGATAGTAGAGATCATTGTCATGTTCCCAATCCAGCACCGAGAATACCGTCCAGGAATTGACAATCTGCTGGTACTTCTTATTGGGGGAATCCCTATAGCCATGCCGACAGTGTTATCAGTAACAATGGCAATTGGGTCTCATCGGCTATCTCAGCAGGTAG GGAGCTATCACAAAAGGATGACGGCAATAGAAGAAATGGCAGGGATGGATGTACTTTGCAGTGACAAAACCGGAACTCTGACCCTAAACAAGCTAACAGTTGACAAGAACCTTATTGAG GTATTTGCTAAAGGGGTGGATGCTGATACTGTCGTTCTAATGGCAGCAAGAGCATCAAGAATGGAGAACCAAGATGCAATAGATGCTGCTATCGTTGGGACTTTGGCAGATCCAAAGGAG GCACGTGCTGGCATTCAAGAGGTTCATTTCCTCCCCTTTAATCCTACTGACAAGAGAACAGCTCTGACATATATCGATAGGGAAGGTAAAATGCATCGCGTCAGTAAAGGTGCACCAGAGCAG ATTTTGAACCTTGTCCACAACAGATCAGAGATAGAGCGAAGAGTTCACTCTGTGATCGATAAGTTCGCTGAAAGAGGATTGCGATCCCTCGCAGTAGCTTACCAG GAAGTTCCTGAAGGAACAAAAGAGAGCCCAGGAGGTCCCTGGCAGTTTATAGGTCTCATGCCATTGTTTGACCCACCAAGGCACGATAGTGCAGAAACGATAAGAAGGGCACTTAATTTGGGGGTTAATGTCAAAATGATAACTG GTGATCAACTGGCAATTGCAAAGGAAACCGGACGTCGTCTGGGTATGGGAACAAACATGTATCCATCATCTGCTCTGTTGGGACAGAACAAGGACGAGTCAATTGCTGCTTTGCCTGTGGATGAACTTATTGAAAAGGCTGATGGTTTTGCTGGTGTTTTTCCTG AGCATAAATATGAGATTGTGAAACGCTTGCAAGCTCGGAAACATATATGTGGAATGACAGGAgatggagttaatgatgctcCTGCACTTAAAAAGGCCGACATTGGCATAGCTGTTGCTGATGCAACTGATGCAGCGCGTAGTGCCTCTGACATTGTTCTTACTGAACCAGGCCTTAGTGTTATCATAAGTGCAGTGCTAACTAGTCGGGCAATTTTCCAAAGAATGAAGAATTACACG ATCTACGCTGTTTCCATCACAATCCGTATTGTG CTTGGTTTCATGTTGCTGGCCCTCATCTGGCAGTTCGATTTTCCACCCTTCATGGTGCTGATCATCGCTATCCTCAATGATG GTACCATCATGACGATATCCAAGGACAGAGTGAAACCATCACCTCAGCCAGACAGTTGGAAGCTGGCAGAGATCTTCACAACTGGTATTATTCTGGGTGGTTACCTGGCGATGATGACGGTCATTTTCTTCTGGGCAGCGTACAAAACAGATTTTTTTCCg CGTACTTTTGGGGTGTCGAGCCTTCAGCAAGGCGATAGAGATGACACTAGGAAGCTCGCCTCTGCAGTATACCTTCAAGTGAGCACTATCAGTCAGGCCCTCATATTCGTAACTCGGGCCAGGAGTTGGTCATTTGTTGAGCGTCCCGGTCTCCTACTGGTGGCCGCTTTTGTTATTGCGCAATTG ATTGCTACCCTGATGGCTGTTTATGCGAATTGGAGCTTTGCGGCGATAGAAGGGATCGGATGGGGTTGGGCTGGTATCGTCTGGCTTTACAACCTTATATTCTATATACCGCTTGATTTCATCAAATTCTTCACACGATATGCATTGAGCGGAAAGGCTTGGGATCTCGTCATAGAGCAAAGG ATTGCGTTTACGAGGAAAAAGGATTTCGGAAAAGAAGAACGTGAACTAAAGTGGGCACATGCGCAGAGGACACTTCATGGCCTGCATCCGCCTGAGACCAAGATGTTCGGCAGCAGCTATACTGAGCTGAACCAGATGGCCGAAGAAGCCAAAAGACGGGCTGAAATTGCCAG GCTGAGAGAGCTGAACACACTGAAGGGGCACGTCGAGTCAGTGGTGAGACTGAAGGGCCTCGACATCGACACGATCCAACAAGCCTACACTGTCTAG
- the LOC104419341 gene encoding thioredoxin H2, translated as MGSFLSRLLRALGLGPRAPAAAPATTVSTDSPSQSSSSDSPPRHSRVQALHSTPPWQLHFNTVKETPKLMLIDFTASWCGPCKSMQPVVDAMASKFTDVDFVKIDVDELSDVAQEFGVQAMPTFVLVKKGKEVDRLVGASKDELERKIQKHRGLVPTR; from the exons atgggctccttcctcTCCCGCCTCCTCAGAGCTTTGGGGCTGGGCCCCAGAGCTCCGGCTGCCGCTCCGGCCACCACTGTCTCGACTGACTCTCCGTCGCAGTCTTCGTCGTCGGACTCTCCGCCGAGGCATTCTCGTGTCCAGGCGTTGCACTCCACCCCACCGTGGCAGCTCCACTTCAACACCGTCAAGGAGACCCCCAAATTG ATGTTGATAGACTTCACGGCGTCCTGGTGCGGGCCCTGCAAGAGCATGCAGCCAGTCGTGGACGCCATGGCTTCTAAGTTCACTGATGTCGATTTCGTTAAAATCGACGTCGATGAGTTGTCC GATGTGGCGCAGGAGTTCGGAGTGCAGGCGATGCCGACGTTCGTGCTGGTGAAGAAAGGGAAGGAAGTGGACAGGCTTGTTGGGGCGAGTAAGGACGAGCTCGAGAGGAAGATCCAGAAGCACAGGGGTCTCGTGCCTACCCGTTGA